GAATTGATAATTATGTATTTGATaaatctcctttaaaggagaactaaaccccccatgTACaaaccccccttaactgccctgcaTCGACCCCCCCTTACCTCTCCCTTTTCGCATAGCCTATAAATTTGAAAGtggccctatagaaaaacccaagCTAAAAGCAGAGTAGTGCAGTAGCGTACCTAGGCGTCGTCTTCTGTTCAGGTCTCCacgccgacacggaccctgcttgagcatgcacagttaTAGGCTATgcaagaagggagaggtgaggggagtTGATGCAGggtagttaagggggcttttgtaaCTGGGGGGTGGGGTTAGTTCTCCCTTAAAAATGAGGATCATGTAGATGCATCACTTGCACTAACATAATAAAATCttctaaatgtaaatgtaaaattaatCAATTATTGGAAAAATGTTCAAATATCAAATGTGTTGGGAAGAAAAACACCCTTTTTAAACTGAATCATATGCTGGATGTTAATAAGAAAGATCCAGGTTTACATGTCTACAATAATGATAACTACAAAATTATCTGTAATTCGTATTAATTATGTCTATGAGATGGCAATGGCACCTCTGTGCTTTTGGAACTGGAAACAAACTGAATTTTTCAGTTGAATATTTTCAAACCACTAGACTTTTGTCAATGATTTTCCATGGACGTGTAGAAGTAATATTTAATCAATATtcatttaatttactttattttaaatgttttctctgGGTTGGTTATATTCTTTCAGGCTATGGGTTGTTGCTCTTGTGAAGTGTAAGAATGTTGGATGTAAAGGCAAGTGATTCAGTGCTTTAGGAAGGAtttaggaacatgtcagtatcagTTAAAACACTGCTTGTGGGGTTGGTGTATTGAGCCTAAATTGGCACAGAcgtttgtataaaaataaaagcagaacCAGTTTATAGACCGACTATTAATTTCCAGGGTGTCTGTTTTACCTCAGTTTGTTTTGGTTTTTACTGGGTCTTAGGTGCTGATAGTCTCCAAGCAAATAGGTTGCTCACACTTTAATGCAGAATTCAGCTATGGGTGCACATCCAGCTGGGTCCTTCCACTCCTGGAACAACTTGTACAAGAACTGTCATAGGCAGCACTCCATTATGTAAAATGCCCAGATGCTGATATTGCAGGATAGTGCAGTTGGGCCCACTTTGTAAAGACTTCATTCTGACCTGTGTCTTTATTCTCTGCTTTTTGAGATGAACGCCATAGGTTATGTTTGTTATTATAACCAGTGATTGTGTCTGGATGTCTGCACAAGCCATTCCATAAGTGCCCTCCCAGGAGACTCAAGGAGTTGTTAGACTACCATACTACATAGTAGTAATATACTTCTATTTCAATATTAGAGGAATTATCTTACTCTCTTGTAATGAATAGGTAGCTTTATAAACAATTTTATAAAGATAATGAAAATGAACATTGGGATGTATTTTGCAATGTAATTAAAACCActttatataaaaagcaaaatgatacaaatatatttatattgcagttCTCACATTCTTAAACATGGGTAAGTGGCTTTGCAGTAATACAATACAGGGCTCAGATATTCTCATAACTGCCATTGATTTACCAAGTCCCATCCCACTTTCAAAGCGTTGGAAGCATTTAGGGATTGGCGCCCTTTAACACTGCAACTAATTAGTAAAGAGAATAATTTACAATAATAACTATGGTTCATTAAACTTTTACTGACCTGCCATAACAAGTCTATGCCCCTTTTTGCCTTGCCACCTCAATAATCCACCTAAAAtctaacccctttaaaggaggggttcacctttaagataacttttagtatgctaaaGAAcatactttgcaattggttttcattatttatgttatagTTTTGAAGTATTTGCCTTTCTCCTTAATTTCTTTCCAGTTTTCCAATATAAGCCATTGATTTGGCagccaaatactattgctctgcatattcccatctctcattcaaaccctagcaaccagatatctgctgctaccaaaccagagagctgctgaacaaaaagctagctTACTGGAAAACCATCCAAAATCTAaaatcagttgcaaattgtctcattatatcaatatctacattatactaaacgttaatttaaagatgaattaCTACTTTAAGTACTGCAAAGTGGAACTGTCCAGAGCAATTATCAGGAAATAAATGGGAACTGATTAGCAAAATGGGCTTCTGTTTGGCTTGATCCAATAACCCATACCAATGACAGTAGTTTGCTTctgacaatgaaagcaaacatttaattggcTACTGTTGGTTATTTGCAATATTCTACAGTAAAAACATTGTTTATAAAAGCTAAACACATAACTTAACCCAGCctaatatttattaacatttattttgttttatcagCGTGGACTGTTTGGACCACCAGGACCACCGGGACCCCAAGGACCACCTGGTCCTCCAGGAATGCCTGGAGCTGAGGTTACATATGAAGTCTTGCTACAGGATTTCAAACAAATGCTGAAAGGTAATGTAtagacacctaggggcacatttactaatccacgaacgtccgaaaagcgtctgaatgcgattctttcgtaaattgtcgtgactttttcgtagccattacgacttgctcgtaaattgtcgcgactatttcgtagccgttgcgccgagtacgaaagtttcgggttcattcaagcttcagtatcgtgactttccttgggccaggttggagctgcagagtgccattgagccctatgggagactttccttgggccgggttggagctgcagagggccattgagccctatgggaggctttccttgggccgggttggagctgcagagtgccattgagccctatgggaggctttccttgggccgggttggagctgcagagtgccattgagccctatgggaggctttccttgggccgggttggagctgcagagtgccattgagccctatgggagactttccttgggccgggttggagctgcagagtgccattgagccctatgggagactttccttgggccaggttggagctgcagagtgccattgagccctatgggagactttccttgggccgggttggagctgcagagggccattgagccctatgggagactttccttgggccaggttggagctgcagagtgccattgagccctatgggagactttccttgggccgggttggagctgcagagggccattgagccctatgggagactttccttgggccaggttggagctgcagagtgccattgagccctatgggagactttccttgggctaggttggagctgcagagtgccattgagtcctatgggaggcttccaaaatcatgcaaagtcgcaaaggtttgcccgccatttacgagcgctcaatacgaaaaagttgcgacaatatacgagcaagtagtaatggctacgaaaaagtcgcgacaatttacgagcaagtcgtaatggctacgaaatagttgcgacaatttacgagcaagtcgtaatggctttaaaaaagttgcaacaatttacaagcaagtcgtaatggctacaaaaagtcaaaaagtgttcgtttccaatccgattttttcccatttgggattcagattcgtggattagtaaatcagccccctagttgtGTAATTATCCCCACAACCAAAGAATAGGAACTGTATTATTCATACAAGTATTATTAGTTGCTGCCAAAGATATTAATAGGGAAGGAAGGTAAAAGTTACAGCAAGACTGATAGTTTATCCTAGCCTTTGACAAAAGTAGTCGTAGTTACAAGTAAAAACTGAGTGTTTTTCCTATTTATGCAGCCAAACATTCCTAGGTTTGcagtaaatgtaattaattaatttgtatttcCCACCAGAGGCCACAGAGCGCCGCTTGATGTCAGGTGACATCCCAGAACACACCAGCGAGCTGCCTCCCATTGTGTTACCTGTTGAGGACCTTTCTCCTTACCGACGGGTAGATGAAGGTTTCCATTGCAGACTGAAGGGACAAGTCATTGTGGACAAGAAGACTTTGGTCGAGCTCCAGAACTTTCAAATGGTGAGAGACCTTAGTTATTTCAGATATAGTGGCAGAACAACTGCAGGTGCCTTTAAAACATAGATGTGCTGCAGGGCCAGGTTCAAATAGGGCAGAGAGGGGTGTAATTAAAGGCCATCATAAAAACCTGAAAATCAAAGGATCAAGAAGCAAAGGACTAGTCAAACACTATTTCTAagtaaatgatttgcttttgtgttaaaatattaaaattagtGTGTATTTCACATTGTTAAGTTTGTATGGGATGTGCTTTTGTCTAGGTGtgtataaggattaattacatcttagttggtacagggtactgttttttattacagagaaaagagaaaaagatattaattaaaaaaataaataactaattatttgattaagagaaagcctatgggagatggccttcctgtaatttggaactttctagataatgggtttccagataatggatctcataactgtactggttttttttcaacaaattttCAGCTCTGGGTCTATGTGGACCTTGATTTGGACCTATATGCAGTAGTCCAAATTCAGATGAGTCAGTGACACCCaccaatcatttctgtcattggTTGTTGTTTCTTTTGGTCAGTACTCTGCATAAACTATAATACTGTATTGTATGTTTAGAGCTCAGTTGCGGAAAAAAATAGGAAGGTATAAAGCAACATATTTTTACATCAATtgtagtaattatatatatttacttacttTAGCCAACAGCGAAGGGGTCATTCCTAAGAGGATCTGGACTGAATTTAGCGACAGGACGCTTCACAGCTTCAGTCCCCGGGATTTACCAATTCTCAGCCCATGTTCATATTGGTGagttctatattttatatttaatataagggATTCCATTTTAGCTGTAGTTCAACTGCAGTATACTGCAGCAGGTTGCAGTATAAAAAGAATCCAATATACATGGTAACTATTAATATGGTTTGTTCTAGAGTGTAGTGTCCATCCATGTGGATAAGTATCTCACAAATCAGAATATAATTGGCAGGTTGTTGCATTTATGACTGATAATAatcaataaagattaataaagCATATAAAGCAGTACAATGGACAACAAATACAATGGAGAAAAACTGgaatctagtaaaaaaaaaatatacagtattcctGTGAAATCTGTTTTAGCTATTCAGCCTTGAGGGACACACCAGAAGGGTAAATTGACCAAAATATAAGGACATACTGAGAAATCTTGACTTCCAAAAAGACTCCTCAAAGGGAATGTTTCTCTATATCACCATGTGAGGCATTTTATATAAAGGGCATTTTCTTTGGGTTGATCTCCAAAATGTGTCTGgatggaaatgttttattatataatttaacaTTAATTATCCCCAAATTTCAGAATTTGACCTTTTTATTGATTCTTTTCTAGATCACAGTGAGATCAAGAGTAAAGCGCAATTGCGCCCTCGTGACAACGTGCGGGTGTTAATATGCATTGAGTCTATGTGCCATCGATATACGTAAGTATTTAATCCTACACGGGGCTGCTAACTAATGTGCAGCTATACCGCATCAACTGAGTCAAAGATTTGGGGTGACTACAATTCTCAGTATATGGCTGTGAAGGGGAGCTGGCAGCACTCTGCACACTTCactgtaggataagaaccaatcagcaactaggctgaccttacttttgtgactgcagggctataattggctctccccctcctactgtgcttctggcagggaccataaGGATACACCCACCCctaatttgaaacacagacagggactatAGCATACCTATGAGGAGCTCCAAGAAAGAAGCCATTATTAAAGATATTGATAATTTTTACGCCAGAGTGAAACTGGCACCATATTTTagtcataactgcctacaagattGGGGGGGATTAATTTatgaaatatatcttttttttaattgtttttattgagttttatttaacatagaaaggaaagagagaaagaaggaGAAGGAGTAACAAAAAGAAAAGATAGAACAACATGCTATTTTGTATATTACAGTTAGTCTTTGTATAGAAACACAGCACAGGCGATATATATCTTCTTTAACTACAAAGTAATAAACTCCTGTGGACCTGGAAATACATATTTGAATAAAATACAAGCTGTAGCATGTTGGTGCATTGGTTAACATTGTagcactggggtcctaggtttgattccagccaggctACAGTAGTATGAAATTTGCATTCTCTATGTGTTTACGAGGGTTTCCTCTGGATACTCAAGATTTCTCCCATGAAAAACATAAAGGAAGGTTAACTGGTGACGATTACATTAACATTATTGTGTGACAGAGACCTGCGGATTGTAAACTCCATACATATATGTTTTATGAAAAGTTTAAATTCCCATTTAAAGTATTAATTGTGTATCTAGAAATGGCCACTTTATAGTACCATTGTTTGAATTTAGCCCTTTTGGGAAAGTTGTTTGTAGCTGACAGCTACTATAATCAACAAAACCTTTGCCCTTTGTAAGTAAACCTTTAGTATTCTAGAACGATACCTCATTTGATTCTCATATTCTAGACTGATATTAGCAGCCAACAGGCTGAGCTTCACATTGGCTTTTACTTGCATGCTGTCCCTTTGGACATACACAGACATTGTCAAGGTTGTATGAAGAGCATCCCTGGCTGACGATGACCTTTACCACCATGCACAACACTGTAATTAATTTTCCACATGCAGAATCTGTGAGCTGATTAGTCTTTGCCACTATACTTCCTGCCAAAATTGTCTCAACTACCACCCCTATCACCCCTGTCACTGAGGTCTCTTCTACTTGTCCCCGGACTTCTATAGCAGCACCCAAAATGAGAAAGTTGAGTAATCTATGTCACTATAGCTCTTGCCAAAACTTCACAATAACCACTCTGTTTAAATAACTGAGGTGAAAATGAAGATTAAATATTGGCTGATGGGAGTGCCCTGCCTTTCTATAGATGGCCCTTGGCTGGCAGAGATGTTGGTGACTTAGCTGTAAGCTCCTATCGTTAACATTTTGTGCATCTGTCTTGGCTCAAATGTCTTTTATTGTGGTGGTTATGGCTGAATATCTTTTTAAGACATCCTTCAAGGATCCAGAGTGAGAGCCAAAAATATTGTTGTTGGAACTGTACCATTATTGCGTTTTCTGCAAAAGTATTTCTATAAAACATTTGGAGCacttgtattaaaaaatatactgaTAATCTTTGAAAAATGAATGTATTCACTAAAATACGAACCAATGTTTACTTAATCCCTTCTAGGCAAGGAACTGGTTAAATATAAAGGCAACCATTCTtactttcttctctttcttctatTCACACAACTCTAGCACATAATAACCGCTTGAAATAATTATACAAAAGTGAATTTACAGGAAGGTCTGACAAATGAAAAACATGAGTAGAAGCCAAATGTCTTTTCAACATATCAGTGTATTTACCTTCCCCAAATCACCCCCTCAGGTcctgcccctcctcctgtgctttggcaggTATATGCCAAGGCAGAATCAGGTTTTGCACTTGTACCGTTATAGCCTCTCTGTCGTCAGCCTGATCTCATGCACTAGAAATGTTCCGTTCACATCCTCCTCTGCCCACCAGGCTTGGCACCAGTTATTTCCCAGCAGAATTAGTTCACTGCATCATTTTTCCAGTAAGCTGTGTCTTTTTATTGTTCTGAAGGGACAGACTGATACTGTGTCTCGGGAGCTTAGAAGCCTTAGGCACCTGGAATAATGCTTTATGCCTTTATGGATCATCAGCTACAAGGCCCAGTAGCTATGTATACACACATAAAAAACATGGAGCAATACAATGGACAATATGTGTTTTAAAGGAATTTTACTTGATCAAGTATAAAAACCTTTTTAACACTTTTTCTTGCTGAGTGAGACATGAGAACCCCCTTCATCTAGCGGGTGACATTAAAAAGTTAAGCCATGGTAAAGCTAAGCAAATAGTATTGGCCACCAGAGGCCACTGTTGCCCCTAATTCTAATAATACAGTTTAACGAGGTACACTATGGCTGTTCCTATtcacaaacaaatacaaatatgcagattGATTACGTCATCCATGCATAATAACCTTTGaaaattatttggttaaattGTTGATGATTTAAATGTGCCAGAGGTACCTACACCCTTGGGGACCCCAACTTGCGTCTGGAGCATTATGACCCCTAGTGTTGTAAGCTATGTGAGTCTCTTATAGTCTGAAACTTCAGTTTGTGGGGAGTGAATTTGGCCCATAACTTCTACTAAATTATCGAAAAAGTATTAAAACCTGGTTCTTTTTTGAAGAGGAGTGAAGAGGTTCACTTTTGGAAATGCAGGGAGGACAGGCTGGAGGTTCTCTTGTGATCTTAATATGGTACTTAGCAGGAAATAGAGAGAACAGTGGATTTGTTCcatagaaaagtaaaaaaaagtcttcATGACATACAGTGCTTGGTTAGAAAGTGTGCCAATCCAGAATGCACAATCTGACAAACTGTATAGATTATCTAACAACAAGTGCAAAGGTTGTTCCCTGGCCAGGGATTTACAGCAAGGAGCTGCTCACGTTCACTAATCTAATGACgataaaacaatttatttctaACATTTTAATGCTCTTACTATTAATATTCTGAAGGAGAAACCTCCCCAATTATGACTCTGTCAGTAACAGTTTTAGTAAGGAGACAGAAACATGGGCACAGGACAGTAACTGGGAGAAACCGGAAAGGATGGAAGCATGAGATTAGGGAAAAGATAGTTGGTGGAGAGTAGGAAATCATAGGAAGTGAAAAGTTTGGAAAGGTAAAGCACTTGCATGGATGGGGAGCTGGTGTAAAAAAATCGAGGTCTTTATTATcggcaggattgttttgccttcattgaTTCAATAATGAGGGATAAGGGGCCagagaatatattttaaaatttaggAATTTTGAGAGATTTTGCACAATTGATTCATGCTTTTCGCCTGTCATTACATTTCATTAAAAGCATAACTTTGTAGGGGTAGCTGACTTTTTGTGCCTCAGATATTATGGGAACAAGTACTGCTTCATCTTTAGATAGCCTATTCCAGAAGTTCTTGCTATTACTTTTCTGTGAACACAACATAATATTGTATGTAGACAAGAGAAGAGAGCGGCGAGCTCCCATAGCATAAAATCAAtgataatttattaataaaataatatcactTAAAAAACTTTGAAGTACAATCAGCAAATCAAGCAAGCAGTAAGGCCCAACACTTTTCGTCAAGTCCAACGAAATGCGTTGGGCCTTACTGCTTGTTTAATATGCTTACAACATTTGTAAGTGCAAttcttttattaataaattgtTACCATTGATTTTATGCTATGGGAGCATGCCCCCCTTTTCCCTTGTCTATTTGTAGAAATTGTTAGATTGACCTGCTACATTGAGGTGGCTGCACCCTGAATTGACCAACCACTTTTCAAGCTGCATTCATCTCTTTCTTATATGGATTTCAACTGATAGTTCCTGTTTGATCGACTACTAATTGGACCTGTATCAAGTGACTGTTTCAATTTCTGTGTGCACATAAATTTATTCTATATAGCGCcccttattttatattgtatgttaCTATTTTTTTATAGGTAActgtttttgtgtgattttttcaACAGTGAAGGCTTGGGAGTTAATCATGTTAATCCAGGGTGAAAAAGAGGCACTGATCTAGTGCAACATCTATTGTACTCCCTCATGTGTTTGCTCATTTGCTAGACTGTCAATAAGAGACATGTTATGTCTGTGCACTTTTGTGGTTAGTCTACAAATCATACAGCTAAAACATCAGCTTGCTCATTAAATTTGCATTTTGTAAAatttttcagattttaaaaaacgttctaaaaatgtttttcatttctaTGCTAGAGCAGAAGCAGAAAATAATGTGTTTGGTATCATTTCCATAATATAAAGGAGGAAACATATCATAAATACAATCAAagattattacaaaaaaagacatCTTGGGTGTGATTTTAAACAGGGGTCATACAGGGCTGGTGGCCCAGATTTTTTAACACAGATCATGGTACCTGAATTTATGGGGTCACTTATGAACACACCCCAAACTGTGAGCCCTCCCAAGTCAATGTAATGTAGAGAACCCGTTGATGCACATCATTAACATAATTGTGGGCAAACACGCTCCTGTGCTTCAATATGGGTTCAAATTAAGTCCATCCAA
The sequence above is a segment of the Xenopus tropicalis strain Nigerian chromosome 7, UCB_Xtro_10.0, whole genome shotgun sequence genome. Coding sequences within it:
- the c1qtnf12 gene encoding adipolin isoform X1, whose translation is MRCWVWLLVAIVLCQQLSVVRVLAAKKERKKGKDPHQFTEPFNVSLSNSEELHETDKRGLFGPPGPPGPQGPPGPPGMPGAEVTYEVLLQDFKQMLKEATERRLMSGDIPEHTSELPPIVLPVEDLSPYRRVDEGFHCRLKGQVIVDKKTLVELQNFQMPTAKGSFLRGSGLNLATGRFTASVPGIYQFSAHVHIDHSEIKSKAQLRPRDNVRVLICIESMCHRYTSLEVIAGLESNSKIFTVHVQGLLQLQVGQYTSIFVDNSAGAPITVQNGSDFMGILMGL
- the c1qtnf12 gene encoding adipolin precursor codes for the protein MRCWVWLLVAIVLCQQLSVVRVLAAKKERKKGKDPHQFTEPFNVSLSNSEELHETDKLSETPDPGLPDAYTTWLGFVGRTDDGANSKKKCKGKDKKLRGLFGPPGPPGPQGPPGPPGMPGAEVTYEVLLQDFKQMLKEATERRLMSGDIPEHTSELPPIVLPVEDLSPYRRVDEGFHCRLKGQVIVDKKTLVELQNFQMPTAKGSFLRGSGLNLATGRFTASVPGIYQFSAHVHIDHSEIKSKAQLRPRDNVRVLICIESMCHRYTSLEVIAGLESNSKIFTVHVQGLLQLQVGQYTSIFVDNSAGAPITVQNGSDFMGILMGL